From the genome of Flavobacterium ovatum, one region includes:
- a CDS encoding NADH-quinone oxidoreductase subunit I produces MAIETISLSGRKKQVSHKEMSFLERMYLIAIFKGLWITLKHLFTRKVTIQYPEQVREMSPVYRGQHQLKRDEQGRENCTACGLCALSCPAEAITMKAAERKADEKHLYREEKYAEIYEINMLRCIFCGLCEEACPKDAIYLTTSKLLVASSYEREDFIYGKDKLVMPLDVAMQNTQLKNAN; encoded by the coding sequence ATGGCAATAGAAACCATATCCTTATCGGGAAGAAAAAAGCAAGTCTCGCACAAAGAGATGAGTTTTTTGGAACGGATGTACCTCATTGCAATCTTTAAGGGATTGTGGATTACATTGAAACATTTGTTCACCAGAAAAGTTACGATTCAGTATCCTGAGCAAGTACGTGAAATGAGTCCTGTGTATCGTGGGCAACACCAGTTGAAACGCGATGAACAAGGTAGAGAAAACTGTACGGCTTGTGGTTTGTGTGCTTTGTCATGTCCTGCGGAGGCCATCACGATGAAAGCTGCGGAACGTAAAGCAGATGAAAAACACTTGTACCGTGAGGAGAAATATGCGGAAATATATGAAATCAATATGTTGCGTTGTATTTTTTGTGGGTTGTGTGAAGAGGCTTGTCCGAAAGATGCTATTTACTTGACTACATCAAAACTTTTGGTCGCTTCTAGCTACGAAAGAGAAGATTTCATCTATGGAAAAGATAAATTAGTAATGCCTCTTGATGTGGCGATGCAAAATACTCAACTTAAAAACGCTAATTAA
- a CDS encoding NADH-quinone oxidoreductase subunit C translates to MALETAQIQDKISATFSDILFIFKQERDILSVEVPADKISAIILFLKNDPELRFNFLTDLCGVHYPENEADRQMVIVYHMHNWYENTRIRIKAFINGQTPEIKTISTIFPSANWMERETYDFYGVNFVGHPQLKRILNMDEMVSFPMRKEFPLEDGGRTDKDDRFFGRTASNS, encoded by the coding sequence ATGGCATTAGAAACAGCTCAAATTCAAGATAAAATATCAGCTACTTTTAGCGATATTCTTTTTATTTTCAAACAAGAAAGAGACATATTATCCGTAGAAGTTCCTGCAGATAAAATAAGTGCCATTATACTTTTCTTAAAAAATGATCCCGAATTACGTTTTAACTTCTTAACGGATTTATGCGGTGTGCATTATCCAGAAAACGAAGCAGACAGACAAATGGTAATCGTGTATCATATGCATAACTGGTATGAGAATACTAGAATCAGAATCAAAGCCTTCATCAACGGACAAACTCCAGAAATAAAAACAATAAGCACTATCTTCCCTTCCGCAAACTGGATGGAAAGGGAAACTTATGATTTTTACGGTGTAAACTTTGTTGGGCATCCACAATTAAAGAGAATCTTAAACATGGATGAAATGGTTTCCTTTCCGATGCGAAAAGAATTCCCATTAGAAGATGGCGGACGTACAGATAAGGACGATCGTTTCTTTGGAAGAACCGCTAGCAATAGCTAG
- a CDS encoding NAD(P)H-dependent oxidoreductase subunit E — protein sequence MEKTHYKQEINMTPELMARIEELCSHYPADKRKSALLPVLHDVQDAHDNWLSIELQDKVADILQILPIEVYEVVTFYTMYNRRPIGKYMFEFCQTSSCCLRGTEDLMDYTCEKLGVKIGEPTADGLFEVRGVECLGACGYAPMMQLGDFYKENLTKDKIDQIIDDCRDNKIILHDK from the coding sequence ATGGAAAAAACACATTACAAACAAGAAATAAACATGACTCCTGAGTTAATGGCACGCATAGAAGAATTATGCAGTCATTACCCAGCAGACAAACGTAAATCAGCTTTACTACCGGTTTTACATGACGTTCAAGACGCTCATGACAACTGGTTGAGTATTGAATTACAAGATAAAGTAGCCGATATTTTACAAATCCTACCAATCGAAGTTTACGAAGTGGTAACATTTTACACGATGTACAACCGCAGACCTATTGGAAAATACATGTTTGAATTCTGTCAAACGTCTTCTTGTTGCTTAAGAGGAACAGAAGATTTAATGGATTATACTTGTGAAAAATTGGGTGTAAAGATAGGTGAACCAACTGCAGACGGACTTTTTGAAGTTCGCGGTGTAGAATGTTTGGGTGCTTGCGGTTATGCTCCAATGATGCAACTAGGTGATTTTTATAAAGAAAATCTAACCAAAGACAAAATCGATCAAATTATTGATGATTGTAGAGATAATAAAATAATATTACACGATAAATAA
- a CDS encoding NADH-quinone oxidoreductase subunit J: protein MSTVLIIFCVLGAITLSTAFLTVFSRNPIHSALYLVICFFSIAGHYLLLNSQFLAIVHVIVYSGAIMILFLFTIMLMNLNEKKEVHRPRITRLGAIVAFSLICIVLILIFINSKPIVGEYTSTGQDYQSIKVLGKVLLNEYMVPFEFASVLLLVAMIGAVLLSKKEKIEK, encoded by the coding sequence ATGTCAACAGTACTTATTATATTTTGTGTTTTGGGCGCTATTACATTGTCAACAGCTTTTTTGACAGTTTTTAGTAGAAACCCTATTCACAGTGCACTTTACCTTGTAATTTGTTTTTTCTCGATTGCAGGTCATTACTTATTATTGAATTCCCAGTTTTTGGCAATTGTACACGTGATTGTGTATTCGGGAGCGATTATGATTTTATTCTTGTTTACCATCATGTTGATGAATTTGAACGAAAAGAAAGAAGTCCATCGCCCAAGGATTACGAGATTGGGAGCGATTGTCGCTTTTAGTTTAATCTGTATTGTTTTGATTCTTATTTTCATAAATTCGAAACCAATTGTGGGTGAATACACTTCTACTGGTCAAGATTACCAATCGATAAAAGTACTTGGAAAAGTATTATTGAACGAATACATGGTTCCTTTTGAATTTGCGTCTGTACTATTATTAGTTGCAATGATTGGAGCGGTATTATTGTCTAAGAAAGAAAAAATAGAAAAATAA
- the nuoH gene encoding NADH-quinone oxidoreductase subunit NuoH — protein sequence MDSAFIIEKSIVILVVFAITMVMAMYSTLAERKVAAWLQDRIGPNRAGKGGILQPLADGLKLFAKEEFEPNTPNLFLFYTGPAIAMSTALMTSAVIPWGDKIHVFGRDVILQATDIDVALLYVFGVISLGVYGIMIGGWASNNKFSLIGAVRAASQMVSYEVAMGLSIIALLMMTGTLSLREIAAQQSGMNWNVFYQPLSFFIFLICAFAETNRTPFDLAECETELIGGYHTEYSSMKMGFYLFAEYANMFISSTILAVLFFGAYNYPGMQWVVENWGVNIGNVIGIGVLFSKICFFIFFYMWVRWTIPRFRYDQLMHLGWRILIPLSILNIIITGVVMLRSEIAVFLGF from the coding sequence ATGGATAGTGCATTTATAATAGAAAAAAGCATCGTTATCCTAGTGGTTTTTGCAATTACAATGGTAATGGCAATGTATTCCACTTTGGCAGAGCGTAAAGTTGCCGCTTGGTTGCAAGACCGTATTGGTCCCAACAGAGCGGGTAAAGGTGGAATTTTACAACCGCTTGCTGATGGTTTGAAATTGTTTGCAAAAGAAGAATTTGAACCTAACACTCCCAACTTATTTTTGTTTTACACAGGGCCAGCAATAGCCATGAGTACGGCATTGATGACGAGTGCTGTTATTCCGTGGGGAGATAAGATTCATGTGTTTGGGAGAGACGTTATCTTGCAAGCTACTGATATTGATGTGGCATTGTTATACGTTTTTGGAGTAATATCTTTAGGTGTTTACGGAATCATGATTGGTGGATGGGCATCAAACAATAAATTCTCTTTGATTGGAGCAGTTCGTGCGGCCTCACAAATGGTTTCTTATGAAGTTGCCATGGGATTGTCAATCATCGCATTGTTGATGATGACAGGAACATTGAGTTTGAGAGAAATTGCAGCGCAACAATCTGGAATGAATTGGAATGTATTTTACCAACCGCTTTCATTTTTTATCTTTTTGATTTGTGCTTTCGCAGAAACAAACAGAACGCCATTTGACTTAGCGGAATGTGAAACAGAATTAATTGGAGGTTACCATACAGAATATTCATCTATGAAAATGGGTTTTTACCTTTTTGCTGAATATGCAAATATGTTCATCTCTTCTACTATTTTGGCAGTATTGTTCTTTGGAGCTTACAACTATCCTGGAATGCAATGGGTTGTTGAAAACTGGGGCGTAAATATTGGAAACGTAATCGGAATTGGAGTATTGTTTTCAAAAATATGTTTCTTCATCTTTTTCTACATGTGGGTGAGATGGACTATTCCAAGATTTAGATATGACCAATTGATGCATTTGGGATGGAGAATATTAATTCCGTTGTCTATTTTGAATATCATTATTACAGGAGTTGTAATGTTGAGATCAGAGATCGCAGTGTTTTTGGGATTTTAA
- a CDS encoding 2Fe-2S iron-sulfur cluster-binding protein: MKVTIDGQEIEVEAGTTILQAARKLGGESVPPAMCYYSKLKGSGGKCRCCLVEVAKGSDADPRPMPKLMASCVTGCMDGMEINSKNSDRVREARESVTEFLLINHPLDCPVCDQAGECDLQNLSFEHGKSKTRFIEEKRTFEPEDIGPNIQLHMNRCILCQRCVQVADQLTDNRVHGVMDRGDHANISTCISKAIDNEFSGNMIDVCPVGALTDKTFRFKSRVWFDKPYNAHRECKTPGCCGKTTIWMFGEEIQRVTGRKDEYHEVEEFICNSCRFDHKQPSDWVIEGPRKFEKDSVINQNNYTQKLETVTINTEEGILKGREGDRKKISMSDIGYDEKIDGEKLNSDK, from the coding sequence ATGAAAGTAACAATAGACGGTCAAGAGATTGAAGTTGAAGCAGGAACAACCATCTTGCAAGCAGCACGTAAGTTAGGTGGAGAATCAGTTCCGCCAGCGATGTGCTATTATTCAAAACTAAAAGGAAGCGGTGGAAAATGCCGTTGTTGTTTGGTTGAAGTTGCAAAAGGTAGTGATGCTGACCCAAGACCGATGCCAAAATTAATGGCTTCGTGTGTTACAGGTTGCATGGACGGTATGGAAATTAACAGTAAAAACTCAGACAGAGTGCGTGAAGCAAGAGAATCTGTTACCGAGTTTTTGTTAATCAACCACCCTTTGGATTGCCCAGTTTGTGATCAAGCAGGAGAATGCGATTTGCAGAACCTAAGTTTTGAACACGGGAAATCAAAAACTCGTTTTATCGAAGAAAAAAGAACATTTGAACCAGAAGATATTGGTCCAAATATTCAATTACATATGAACCGATGTATTTTGTGTCAAAGATGTGTGCAAGTTGCCGATCAATTGACAGATAATAGAGTACACGGAGTAATGGACAGAGGAGATCATGCGAATATTTCGACTTGTATCTCTAAAGCCATTGACAATGAATTTTCTGGAAATATGATTGATGTATGTCCAGTAGGTGCTTTGACTGATAAAACTTTCCGTTTCAAATCGAGAGTTTGGTTTGACAAACCTTACAACGCACACAGAGAATGTAAGACTCCAGGATGTTGTGGAAAAACAACAATTTGGATGTTTGGTGAAGAAATTCAACGTGTTACTGGTCGCAAAGATGAGTACCATGAAGTAGAAGAATTCATTTGTAACAGTTGTCGTTTTGACCACAAACAACCCTCTGACTGGGTAATTGAAGGGCCAAGAAAATTCGAAAAAGATTCGGTTATCAATCAAAACAATTACACTCAGAAATTAGAAACGGTAACCATCAATACTGAAGAAGGAATCTTAAAAGGTAGAGAAGGCGACCGTAAAAAAATCAGTATGTCTGATATTGGTTATGATGAAAAAATTGACGGTGAAAAATTAAATTCTGATAAATAA
- the nuoF gene encoding NADH-quinone oxidoreductase subunit NuoF, translating to MSKKILLDQINVPGIRTYEVYRKEGGYASVEKAIKAMTPDEVVEEVKKSGLRGRGGAGFPAGMKWSFIDKKSGKPRHLVCNADESEPGTFKDRYLMEFLPHLLIEGMITSSFALGANLSYIYIRGEYMWVYKILERAIAEAKAAGWLGKNILGSGYDLELHVHCGAGAYICGEETALIESLEGKRGNPRIKPPFPAVSGLWANPTVVNNVETIASVPWIVNNSGDDYAKIGVGRSTGTKLISASGHVKNPGVYEIELGLTVDEFMNSDEYLGGMYSDRPLKALIPGGSSVPILPADLIYKTTNGEDRLMTYESLSDGGFATGSMLGSGGFIVYDDTACIVRNTWNFSRFYHHESCGQCTPCREGTGWLEKVLWRIENGQGREEDIDLLWSIQSKIEGNTICPLGDAASWPVAAAIRHFREEFEYHIRFPEKIKNRNHFVAEPFSQVKHLVTKQTV from the coding sequence ATGTCAAAAAAAATATTATTAGACCAAATAAACGTTCCAGGAATCAGAACTTACGAAGTCTATCGCAAAGAAGGTGGTTACGCCTCTGTTGAGAAAGCTATAAAAGCGATGACTCCGGACGAAGTAGTTGAAGAAGTAAAAAAATCAGGACTTCGTGGTCGTGGTGGTGCGGGTTTCCCTGCTGGAATGAAATGGAGTTTTATTGACAAAAAATCAGGAAAACCAAGACATCTAGTTTGTAATGCCGACGAATCTGAGCCAGGAACTTTCAAAGACCGTTATTTGATGGAGTTTCTCCCTCATTTATTGATCGAAGGAATGATTACTTCTAGTTTTGCTTTGGGAGCCAACCTATCATATATCTACATTCGTGGAGAATACATGTGGGTTTACAAAATATTAGAAAGAGCCATTGCCGAAGCGAAAGCAGCAGGATGGCTAGGAAAAAATATATTAGGGTCTGGTTACGACTTAGAACTTCATGTTCATTGTGGTGCTGGAGCTTATATCTGCGGTGAAGAAACAGCTTTGATCGAATCTTTGGAAGGAAAAAGAGGAAATCCACGTATCAAACCACCTTTCCCGGCAGTATCGGGATTGTGGGCAAACCCAACAGTTGTAAACAATGTAGAAACAATTGCATCTGTGCCTTGGATTGTAAACAATTCGGGGGATGATTATGCAAAAATTGGAGTGGGTCGTTCTACTGGGACTAAATTAATTTCGGCTTCGGGACATGTAAAAAATCCTGGTGTATACGAAATCGAATTGGGTCTTACTGTAGACGAGTTCATGAACTCAGACGAATATTTAGGCGGAATGTATTCTGACCGACCATTAAAAGCGTTGATTCCTGGTGGGTCATCGGTGCCCATTTTACCAGCTGATTTGATTTATAAAACTACAAATGGTGAAGACCGTTTGATGACTTATGAATCCTTAAGTGATGGTGGATTTGCAACAGGATCTATGTTAGGTTCTGGAGGTTTTATTGTTTATGATGACACCGCTTGTATCGTACGTAACACTTGGAATTTCTCTCGTTTTTACCACCACGAAAGTTGTGGTCAATGTACTCCTTGCCGTGAAGGTACTGGATGGTTGGAAAAAGTTTTATGGAGAATCGAAAACGGTCAAGGTCGTGAGGAAGATATCGATTTACTATGGAGTATTCAAAGTAAAATCGAAGGAAACACGATTTGTCCATTAGGTGACGCGGCTTCATGGCCAGTAGCAGCAGCTATCCGTCATTTTAGAGAAGAATTTGAATATCATATTCGTTTCCCTGAAAAAATTAAAAATAGAAATCACTTTGTAGCAGAACCATTTTCGCAAGTAAAGCATTTGGTAACGAAGCAAACGGTATAA
- a CDS encoding NADH-quinone oxidoreductase subunit D, with translation MSELLLPPEHRYAKIMKEKLNEDGSELSILNLGPTHPATHGIFQNILLMDGERILEAEPTIGYIHRAFEKIAENRPFYQITPLTDRMNYCSSPINNMGWWMTLEKLLDIDVPKRAQYLRVIVMELARITDHIICNSILGVDTGAYTGFLYVFQFREKVYEIYEEICGARLTTNMGRIGGFERDWTPKAFELLNTFLEEFPPAWKEFENLFERNRIFIDRTVNVGPITAEKAMAYGFTGPNLRAAGVDYDVRVAQPYSSYEDFEFDIPVGQSGDTYDRFCVRNAEVWESLSIIRQALAKMPAGNEYHAEVPDYYLPPKEDVYNNMESLIYHFKIVMGEVPIPVAEIYHPVEGGNGELGFYLVTDGSRTPYRLHFRRPCFIYYQAYPDMIKGAMLSDAIVILSSLNVIAGELDA, from the coding sequence ATGTCAGAACTATTATTACCACCAGAGCATCGCTATGCTAAAATAATGAAAGAGAAACTAAATGAAGACGGAAGCGAGCTTTCGATTCTGAATTTAGGACCTACACACCCTGCTACACACGGTATTTTCCAAAATATCTTGTTGATGGATGGTGAACGTATTTTAGAAGCAGAGCCAACCATTGGATACATTCACCGTGCATTTGAAAAAATCGCTGAGAATCGTCCTTTCTACCAAATCACTCCACTTACAGACCGAATGAACTATTGCTCCTCTCCTATCAACAATATGGGATGGTGGATGACCTTAGAAAAACTATTAGATATTGATGTTCCTAAACGTGCGCAATACTTACGTGTTATCGTAATGGAATTGGCTAGAATCACAGACCACATTATTTGCAACTCTATCTTAGGTGTGGATACTGGTGCTTATACTGGTTTCTTATATGTTTTTCAATTTAGAGAAAAAGTATACGAAATCTACGAAGAGATTTGTGGCGCTCGTTTGACTACAAATATGGGTCGAATAGGTGGTTTCGAAAGAGACTGGACACCAAAAGCATTCGAATTATTAAACACTTTTCTTGAAGAGTTTCCTCCAGCTTGGAAAGAATTCGAAAACCTATTCGAAAGAAATAGAATTTTTATTGATAGAACTGTAAATGTAGGACCAATCACTGCCGAAAAAGCAATGGCTTACGGATTTACAGGGCCAAACTTACGTGCTGCAGGTGTAGATTACGACGTACGTGTTGCACAACCTTATAGTTCTTATGAAGATTTCGAATTTGATATTCCAGTAGGGCAATCAGGTGATACTTACGACCGTTTTTGCGTTCGTAATGCCGAAGTTTGGGAAAGTTTGAGCATCATTCGTCAAGCGTTGGCAAAAATGCCAGCAGGAAATGAATACCATGCCGAAGTTCCTGATTATTACCTTCCTCCAAAAGAAGATGTTTACAATAATATGGAATCTTTGATTTACCATTTCAAGATTGTAATGGGTGAAGTTCCTATTCCAGTTGCCGAAATTTATCATCCTGTTGAAGGGGGTAACGGTGAACTAGGATTCTACTTGGTAACAGACGGAAGCCGTACTCCTTATAGATTACACTTCAGAAGGCCTTGCTTTATTTACTACCAAGCGTATCCAGATATGATTAAAGGAGCAATGTTATCCGATGCGATTGTAATCTTGTCGAGTTTGAATGTAATTGCAGGAGAATTAGACGCATAA